The Gammaproteobacteria bacterium nucleotide sequence CGTTTTGCCATTCCCCATCTCGTCCAAGCAGGCGGCGGCTCCATCATCAATACCACCTCGATACGCGCCATGATCGGCACTGAAGGTGCAGATGCCTATACCTCAGCCAAAGGGGGGGTCGTCACATTGACTCGTGCCCTGGCCCTGCAATGGGCTCAGGCCGGTATACGCGTCAATGCAATTGCGCCCGGCGTCATCCTCACCGACCGGGTGCGCACCATGCTTCGAGACGACGACCCGATCAGGGTTAAAACACCCTTAGGTCCTAGCGAACCTGAAGATGTTGCACCATTAGCGCTTTATCTCGCGTCGGACGAATCCCGGCAAATGACCGGGATGATCCTGCCACTGGACGGTGGTGCCAGTGCTGTCTGACTGTAAATACCCGTACAATCCCTGAGCTCAATACCTTACCGAGTAGACTGAAATGACAGATGTCATGAACAGGCGTATTACGCTTGCTGCTCGCCCCGTAGGCTTTCCCAAAGATTCTGATTTTGAACTGGTGGAAGACTCCGCATTCGTATCCGAACCCGCTGAGGGCGAGTTGTTGTTACAGACACTCTACCTGTCGCTTGACCCTTACATGCGCGGTCGTATTAGTGAAGCCCACTCCTATACGGCCAGTGTAGAGATCGGACAGACCATGGTAGGCAGCACCGTCAGCTCGGTAGTGGCTTCCCACCACCCCAAATTCAAATTCGGCGATCGGGTGCTGAGTTACTCCGGCTGGCAGGACTACGAGCTCAGCAACGGGCAGGGACTGCACAAGCTGGACCCGGTTCATGGCCCCAACCCGATCAGCACGGCGTTGGGTGTGATGGGTATGCCAGGCCTTACGGCCTATGTTGGCCTGCTCGATATTGGCCAACCGGTATCTGGAGAAACTGTAGTGGTTTCTTCAGCAGCTGGCGCTGTAGGTTCCGTTGTAGGACAAATTGCTAAATTACACGGTTGTCATACAGTCGGTATCGCAGGTACTGCGGAGAAATGCCGGTACACGGTTGAAGAATTCGGGTTTGAGACTTGCTTAAACTATAACGATGACGACTTCAATTCCCAATTGAAGCGCGCCTGTCCAGACGGTATCGATATCTACTTTGAAAATGTCGGCGGCAAGGTTTTCGATGCGGCGTCCAACCTAATGAATGATGGCGGCCGAATTCCGGTCTGCGGCATGATTTCACGCTACAACGACACAGGACTTCCCAACGGGCCTGATACCCTGCCCCGCTTGATGCGTGCGGTCCTGACTCGAAGACTGCTGGTCCAGGGCTACATCGTGACCGATCACGGTAACCGACTGGACGCCTTTATGTCGGATATGTCGGGCTGGCTGAAACGAGGGGAGATTCGTTATCGTGAAGACATCACCGAAGGTCTTGAAAATGCGGTCGCAGCCTTCCAGGGCCTGCTCAGTGGCCGTAATACCGGTAAGGCGATTGTCAGGGTGTCAACAGAATTCTAGAGACACTCTTTATTACAACATCTACAGACAGTGGAAAGTCGCCAACTTGCCAAACAGCTCAATGGCTTGGAACCACCTTGTTGGCCAGAACTTTTAATGGTTATACTGTCGCTGTGTTAACACACTAAAGGAGGCTGTAACTGATGACGAAACCCACAAAATATCTGTTAGGACTGCTCGCAGCAGCTGCGTTATCGATCGGCACTGCTCAGGCAGGTTCTGTTTTGAAGATCGTGCCACATGCCGATCTCAAGAACACCGATCCGATCTGGACGACTGCGTATATCACCCGAAACAACGGCTACATGATCTATGACACGTTGTTCGCGATGGATGAGACTTTCAACGTTCATCTTCAGATGGCAGGCGCTCATTCGGTCAGTGATGATGGACTGGTACACACCATCACTCTCCGAGATGGACTCAAGTGGCATGATGGCAGCCCCGTTACGTCCGCGGACTGCATTGCCTCGATTAATCGATGGGGCAAACGCGATGGCATGGGCCAGCAGTTGCTGGCCGTCGTCGACACCATGTTTACCGTCGACAATAAGACTTTTGAGATCACTCTCACAGAACCTTGGGGTCTGCTAACGACCGCTCTGGGTAAGATGAGCTCCAACGTGCCCTTCATGATGCCGGCGGAAAAGGCCTACACCGATCCGTTTCTGCAGGTCCCAATGCCACTGATCGGTTCAGGCCCCTACAAATTCGTCGAAGCAGAATGGGTGCCTGGCGCCAAAGTGGTATACGAGAAATTTGCGGACTACGTGCCGCGTAGTGAACCGGCCAGTGCCGCATCGGGTGGCAAAATCGCTTATTTTGACCGCGTCGAGTGGCTTTACATACCGGACCAGAACAGCGCCATGAATGCGTTGATCAACGGCGAGGTGGACTATTTCGAGGCGCCACAGTCTGATTTGTATGATCTACTTGACGCAGCCGACAACGTCACGACAGGACAGCGGGACAACTACGGTAGCCAGGGTTGGCTCCGCATCAACCACCTGAATGCGCCGTTTGACAACGTCAAGGCGCGTCACGCGGTCCAGTTGCTGGTCGACCAGGAGACTTACCTGCAGGCAATCGTTGGTACGCCCGATTTGTACCGGACGTGTGGTGCGATGTTCCTCTGTGACACGCCGTTTGAGACCTTTGTTGGCTCGGAACGGGTTATGACTCAGGACATCGAGCAAGCCAAGGCCCTGCTTAAGGAAGCGGGCTACAACGGCGAAAAGATCGTCCTGATGCATCCGACCGATATTCCGGCGCTCAGTCACGCGACCCAAGTCACCGCCAGCCTGCTGCGCAAAGCCGGTATCAACCTGGAGGTTCAGGCCATGGACTGGAGCACCTTGACTTCTCGGCGTGCTGAGAAGAAAAGCATTGCCGACGGTGGCTGGAACATCTTCCACACTTCCTGGATCGCACCCGACCTGCTGAATCCGGTCGCAAACATCGGCGTATCGGGCGGTGGTATCGAAAAGGCCTGGTTTGGCTGGCCAACCGATGCGAAGGTCGAACAACTGCGGCAGGATTTTGCCCGGGAAACCGATCCAGCAAAGCAGAAAGCGCTCGCTGATCAGGTACAGGCCCGAGCCATGGAGGTCGTGACCTATGTACCGATCGGCCAGTACCTGAGTAAATACGCCTACCGGTCCGATCGACTGGAGGGGATTCTCAAGGGTCCAGTCCCGCTATTCTGGAACCTCCGGCCAAAATAATCGATCAGGCCCATTGAATTCGGCCATACAGGACCGAAAATCAATCCACTCGATACCCCCGGGTTTATACCCGGGGGTTTTTTTAGCAGGAATTGAGTCTCACAGGCGTGCCGCTGGGATTTCGGCAGTGGCATTCCAAACAATGACCTTTGAACTCGTCCAGGCTAGAGTTCTTCCGATACACCGAGCCCTCATACAAGGGATCAGTTCTAGCGACTAGGTCGTGAGCGCGGCAGCTGCGTTGTCGGGTTCCCGTAAGTGGCACGCAACACGATGCCCCAGTGTGATCTCCTGCAAGGCTGGTTCTTCTGATCGGCAACGGTCCATCACATACGGGCAGCGGGTATGAAACCGACAACCCGACGGCGGATTAATCGGACTGGCAACATCGCCCCTAAGAATAATTTTTTCCTTGACCGCCCGGGGATCGGGCACCGGCACCGCCGACAGCAGGGCTTCGGTGTACGGATGCAGGGGATTCCTGAACAGGCTTCGGGTGTCGGTGATCTCGACCAGTTTGCCGACGTACATTACGGCGATTCGGTGGCTAACGTGCTCAACCACTGCCAAATCGTGTGAGATAAACAGCAGTGCCAGGTTGAATTCCTCTTGTAGATCGATGAGCAGATTGATCACCTGCGCCTGTACCGAAACATCCAGAGCGGAAACCGGTTCATCAGCGACGATCAGCGACGGGTTCAGAGCGAGTGCGCGGGCGATCCCCAGGCGTTGCCGCTGGCCGCCTGAAAACTCGTGCGGGTATCTTTCCATCGCCTCGCGTTTAAAGCCCACCCTTTCGAAAAGCATCTGCACCCGTTGATTAATTTCCGCCGAACTGCCTTGCTTGAAATTTCTCAGCGGCTCTGACACCAGGAACCCGGCCGACAGTTTTGGGTTGAGGGAGGAATAGGGATCCTGGAACACCATCTGCATCTCACGCCGATGCGGCAGAATCTCTGATCTGGACAACCCGGAAATATCGACACCCTTGAGGTGAATCTCACCGGCTGTGAGATCGAGCAGACGAAGCACCACTCGCCCGACCGTAGACTTACCGCAACCACTTTCCCCCACCAGGCCCAGTGTCTCTCCCCGGGCAATGTCGAAGCTGACCCCATCGACCGCGTAAACGTTACCTACTTTTTTCGCCAACAGACCTTTCCGCACGTCAAAATACTTCTTGACGTCCCGCACCGATAAGATGTTTTCTGAGACAGCTGCAGCGACAGGGGTCATGGCGTAGACGATTCCAGGCGATTGGCGAAGTTGCCTGACTCCCAGCAAGCCGCGTAATGCTGTTTACGGTGTTCGGCCAGTTGCGGAGATTCGGCCTCGCACTGCTCGGAGGCGTAACTGCATCGAGGTGTAAACAGACAGCCTGGGATTTCCTCGATCAGTGAAGGTACCATTCCCGGTATCTCCTGCAGCCTGACCCGGTCACCGTCCCTCGCCAGACTTTCGTTCAATCGAGGAATTGATGTCATCAGGCCTTCACTGTAAGGATGTAGCGGGTAATGAAATAACTCCTCAACAGAGGCTTCCTCAACCTTTTCCCCGGCATACATCACCAAAACCCGTTCACCCATTTCCGCCACCACACCCAAATCATGGGTAATGAGTATGATGGATGTTCCAAAATCATCTCGCAGCTCACGCATCAGATCCAGGATCTGGGCTTGAATCGTCACATCGAGCGCCGTGGACGGCTCGTCGGCAATCAGGATCTTCGGGTTGCACGACAGCGCCATCGCGATCATCGCCCGCTGCCGCATACCGCCGGACAGTTGGTGAGGGTATTCGTTAACCCTCTGGTGGGCATCCGGCACGCGAACTCGATCGAGGATCTCGACCGCCCGATCCCGAGCCACCCGGTCAGACACACCCTGGTGGAGCGAAATCACTTCTGAAATCTGCCGGCCGATGGTCAGGACCGGATTCAGCGAGGTCATCGGTTCCTGGAATATCATCGAGATCTCGTTTCCCCGGATAGCCCGCATCTCTTCTTCATTGAGCTTAAGCAGATCGGTGCCTTGGAAAAAGATCTCGCCGGACTCGATACGAGCGGGCGGCTTAGGCAGCAGGCCAAGGATCGTCATTGCGGTAACGCTTTTACCGCAACCCGACTCACCAACGATGCATAGGGTTTCACCTGCGTAAAGCTCCAGCGACACCCCGTTGACTGCACGTACAGTGCCGTCCCGCGTGTCGAAAAAAGTACGCAGGTCCTTGATCTGAAGAATCGGTGAGTCGGTTCGGGCAGCGACAGCCGTTGAATTATCCATGCTGACGAACCCGACCTACCGCATGCCCCGGGCAATACGCGGGTCCAGCGTGTCACGCAGACCGTCACCCAGAATATTAACCGTCATCACCATGCAGGCCAGACACAGCCCAGGGAAAAACAGCAGCCACGGCTTGAACTGGAAATAGACCCGGCCTTCAGCCATCATGTTGCCCCAACTGGGTATTTCCGGCGGCGTCCCGGCCCCAAGAAAACTCAAATAAGCCTCGACTATGACGGCCGAAGCACAGATGTAGGTCGCCTGGACCATGAGCGGTGCGAAAGTATTCGGCAGAATGTGCCGCACGAGGATTTGGGGTAATCGGGTGCCTGAGGCTACAGCAGCCTCGACGTAGGGCATCTCACGGATGGTCAGAACAATGGCTCGTACCAAGCGCACGACGCGTGGAATCTCTGGTACAGATATAGCAATGATAACGTTCTGCACACTGGAGCCGACCAACGCCATCAGGGCAATCGCAAACAAAATACCAGGGATGGCCATGAGACCGTCCATGATGCGCATGACCACTGTATCCACTATCCGGACGTACCCAGCGAGGAGACCGATAAAAAGCCCGGCCCCGGTGCTGATCAGAGCCACGAACAGACCTACACTGAGAGAAATTCGGGCACCGTAAATAGTCCTCGCAAAAACATCCCGACCCAGATGGTCGGTACCGAACCAACCGAAATCACCGGGCGGCTTAAGCCGGTCCCAGGGCGCGATCTCAAGTGGATCTGGTGCCAGAAAAGGTGCAAAAATACCGAGAAGAATCATTGCGATGAGAATGGACGCACTGATGATGACGGTTGGATTGCGCCGGACAAAATCAGCCGTTCGGCCAGGTTTATCGGCACCGACCGTCTGGTCGGCTACCAAGGCATCAATTGCGGCCATGAGGGATTAGTATCGGATTCTGGGGTCTAGAAATACGTAACTCAGATCTACGAGCAGATTGACCAGCACGTAGACCCCTGAAAATAGGATGATGATCGCCTGAATCACCGGGTAGTCGCGGTGCAGTATGGCATCCACGGTCAACCTACCCAGACCGGGAATATTGAAAACACTTTCTGTCACAACCACACCACCGATCAGCAGCGCGATACCAACGCCAATGATGGTGACGATAGGCACCGCCGCATTCTTCAGTGCGTGACGAGTTAGGACGACCCGCGAACTCAGTCCTTTGGCCTTCGCGGTCCGGATGTAATCCTCGGCGAGAACC carries:
- a CDS encoding ABC transporter ATP-binding protein — protein: MDNSTAVAARTDSPILQIKDLRTFFDTRDGTVRAVNGVSLELYAGETLCIVGESGCGKSVTAMTILGLLPKPPARIESGEIFFQGTDLLKLNEEEMRAIRGNEISMIFQEPMTSLNPVLTIGRQISEVISLHQGVSDRVARDRAVEILDRVRVPDAHQRVNEYPHQLSGGMRQRAMIAMALSCNPKILIADEPSTALDVTIQAQILDLMRELRDDFGTSIILITHDLGVVAEMGERVLVMYAGEKVEEASVEELFHYPLHPYSEGLMTSIPRLNESLARDGDRVRLQEIPGMVPSLIEEIPGCLFTPRCSYASEQCEAESPQLAEHRKQHYAACWESGNFANRLESSTP
- a CDS encoding NADP-dependent oxidoreductase, with protein sequence MNRRITLAARPVGFPKDSDFELVEDSAFVSEPAEGELLLQTLYLSLDPYMRGRISEAHSYTASVEIGQTMVGSTVSSVVASHHPKFKFGDRVLSYSGWQDYELSNGQGLHKLDPVHGPNPISTALGVMGMPGLTAYVGLLDIGQPVSGETVVVSSAAGAVGSVVGQIAKLHGCHTVGIAGTAEKCRYTVEEFGFETCLNYNDDDFNSQLKRACPDGIDIYFENVGGKVFDAASNLMNDGGRIPVCGMISRYNDTGLPNGPDTLPRLMRAVLTRRLLVQGYIVTDHGNRLDAFMSDMSGWLKRGEIRYREDITEGLENAVAAFQGLLSGRNTGKAIVRVSTEF
- a CDS encoding ABC transporter substrate-binding protein codes for the protein MTKPTKYLLGLLAAAALSIGTAQAGSVLKIVPHADLKNTDPIWTTAYITRNNGYMIYDTLFAMDETFNVHLQMAGAHSVSDDGLVHTITLRDGLKWHDGSPVTSADCIASINRWGKRDGMGQQLLAVVDTMFTVDNKTFEITLTEPWGLLTTALGKMSSNVPFMMPAEKAYTDPFLQVPMPLIGSGPYKFVEAEWVPGAKVVYEKFADYVPRSEPASAASGGKIAYFDRVEWLYIPDQNSAMNALINGEVDYFEAPQSDLYDLLDAADNVTTGQRDNYGSQGWLRINHLNAPFDNVKARHAVQLLVDQETYLQAIVGTPDLYRTCGAMFLCDTPFETFVGSERVMTQDIEQAKALLKEAGYNGEKIVLMHPTDIPALSHATQVTASLLRKAGINLEVQAMDWSTLTSRRAEKKSIADGGWNIFHTSWIAPDLLNPVANIGVSGGGIEKAWFGWPTDAKVEQLRQDFARETDPAKQKALADQVQARAMEVVTYVPIGQYLSKYAYRSDRLEGILKGPVPLFWNLRPK
- a CDS encoding SDR family oxidoreductase, with product MGRLKDKRVLITGSASGIGRAAARLFAAEGARLTLCDRDHLQNKDLAHEIDATGGHAQAIQTDVGEPDDMQNAVNTAVATYGGLDVLYNNAGGATGKDGSVTEIELDEFWRTIRVDLFGTVLGCRFAIPHLVQAGGGSIINTTSIRAMIGTEGADAYTSAKGGVVTLTRALALQWAQAGIRVNAIAPGVILTDRVRTMLRDDDPIRVKTPLGPSEPEDVAPLALYLASDESRQMTGMILPLDGGASAV
- a CDS encoding ATP-binding cassette domain-containing protein, which encodes MTPVAAAVSENILSVRDVKKYFDVRKGLLAKKVGNVYAVDGVSFDIARGETLGLVGESGCGKSTVGRVVLRLLDLTAGEIHLKGVDISGLSRSEILPHRREMQMVFQDPYSSLNPKLSAGFLVSEPLRNFKQGSSAEINQRVQMLFERVGFKREAMERYPHEFSGGQRQRLGIARALALNPSLIVADEPVSALDVSVQAQVINLLIDLQEEFNLALLFISHDLAVVEHVSHRIAVMYVGKLVEITDTRSLFRNPLHPYTEALLSAVPVPDPRAVKEKIILRGDVASPINPPSGCRFHTRCPYVMDRCRSEEPALQEITLGHRVACHLREPDNAAAALTT
- a CDS encoding ABC transporter permease, which translates into the protein MAAIDALVADQTVGADKPGRTADFVRRNPTVIISASILIAMILLGIFAPFLAPDPLEIAPWDRLKPPGDFGWFGTDHLGRDVFARTIYGARISLSVGLFVALISTGAGLFIGLLAGYVRIVDTVVMRIMDGLMAIPGILFAIALMALVGSSVQNVIIAISVPEIPRVVRLVRAIVLTIREMPYVEAAVASGTRLPQILVRHILPNTFAPLMVQATYICASAVIVEAYLSFLGAGTPPEIPSWGNMMAEGRVYFQFKPWLLFFPGLCLACMVMTVNILGDGLRDTLDPRIARGMR